In one Rhopalosiphum padi isolate XX-2018 chromosome 3, ASM2088224v1, whole genome shotgun sequence genomic region, the following are encoded:
- the LOC132925639 gene encoding KRAB-A domain-containing protein 2-like translates to MTSRERFYECFYKIVNEKNNNSVYLSAVKYNEIVSEIKNVRSSGIKSNKAYRILKRYDLITIGEENKLILPLLEGNTNILYYITDENIYDVLHDVHLSIGHGGKHRMNAEVKKKYKNITQEAVPSIRVTWNDFDLLTTSPPSYKSPGLTVSIYLKFCESCQSKQKSKSKGLVIKPMVFSEMNSRCQVDLIDMESQGDGEFRFIMVYQDHLTKFVQLRPLKTKRAEEVAKHLIDIFCIFGAPMILQSDNGREFVNKIIEDLKEMWDTLKIVHGKPRHSQSQGSVERVNQDIQNMLITWMKTNNCKSWSEGLRFVQLMKNRAYHDGIKRSPYMAMFGTDVKIGLSSSLLPAEAVEKLTTEQELEEILQSVVTDYEQKDDHNVSDKERP, encoded by the exons atgactTCACGCGAAAGATTTTacgaatgtttttataaaatagtcaatgaaaaaaataataattcagtttATTTATCGGCAGTTAAGTATAATGAAATAGTTtcggaaattaaaaatgtgagaTCAAGTGGAATAAAAAGTAACAAGGCATATCGAATTTTGAAAAGGTACGACCTCATTACTATTGgagaagaaaataaattaatattgccgTTGTTGGAaggtaatacaaacattttgtacTATATTACTGATGAAAATATCTATGATGTGCTACATGATGTACATTTAAGTATTGGACATGGTGGAAAACACCGCATGAAtgctgaagttaaaaaaaagtataaaaatataacacaagaaGCAGTACCGTCAATCAGGGTGACTTGGAACGATTTTGACCTTTTAACTACt TCACCTCCCAGTTACAAGTCACCCGGTTTGACGGTatctatttacttaaaattttgcgAATCATGtcaatcaaaacaaaaatctaaaagTAAGGGTCTAGTGATTAAACCAATGGTGTTTTCGGAAATGAATAGTAGGTGCCAAGTGGACTTGATTGATATGGAATCGCAGGGGGATGGAGAGTTCCGGTTTATTATGGTATATCAGGATCACCTTACTAAATTTGTTCAATTAAGACCCTTAAAAACAAAGAGAGCAGAAGAAGTTGCAAAACATcttattgacatattttgtattttcggagCTCCGATGATATTACAATCTGACAATGGCCGTgagtttgtaaataaaataatagaagacTTAAAAGAAATGTGGGACACACTGAAAATCGTTCATGGAAAACCACGCCACAGTCAGTCACAAGGGAGTGTCGAGAGAGTAAACCAAGACatacaaaatatgttgataACATGGATGAAGACAAATAACTGTAAATCATGGTCGGAGGGACTTCGATTTGTACAGCTAATGAAAAATAGGGCCTATCACGACGGCATTAAAAGATCACCATACATGGCCATGTTTGGCACTGATGTGAAAATTGGTTTGTCATCATCTTTACTACCAGCTGAAGCAGTGGAAAAATTAACCACTGAACAAGAATTGGAAGAAATATTGCAAAGTGTCGTAACAGACTATGAACAAAAAGACGATCATAATGTTTCCGATAAAGAG agACCCTAG